Proteins from a genomic interval of Streptococcus oralis:
- a CDS encoding ribonuclease Y, which yields MEIMTLAIAVFAVIIGLVIGYVSISAKMKSSQEAAELMLLNAEQEATNLRGQAEREADLLLNEAKSESKSLKKEALLEAKEEARKYREEVDAEFKSERQELKQIESRLTERATSLDRKDDNLTNKEKTLEQKEQSISDRAKNLDAREEQLEEVERQKEAELERIGSLSQTEARDIILAQTEENLTKEIASRIREAEQEVKERSDKIAKDILVQAMQRIAGDYVAESTNSTVHLPDDTMKGRIIGREGRNIRTFESLTGVDVIIDDTPEVVTLSGFDPIRREIARMTMEMLLKDGRIHPARIEELVEKNRQEIDNKIREYGEAAAYEIGAPNLHPDLMKIMGRLQFRTSYGQNVLRHSIEVAKLSGIIASELGENAALARRAGFLHDIGKAIDREVEGSHVEIGTELARKYKEHPVVVNTIASHHGDVEAESVIAVIVAAADALSAARPGARSESLENYIKRLHDLEEIANGFEGVQNSFALQAGREIRIMVNPGQIKDDKVTILAHKVREKIENNLDYPGNIKVTVIRELRAVDYAK from the coding sequence ATGGAAATCATGACACTTGCGATTGCTGTTTTTGCCGTCATCATTGGTTTAGTCATTGGATATGTCAGCATCTCAGCTAAGATGAAATCATCTCAAGAAGCTGCAGAGTTGATGCTTCTAAATGCTGAACAAGAAGCAACTAATTTACGAGGACAAGCTGAGCGCGAAGCGGATTTATTGCTAAATGAAGCCAAGAGCGAAAGCAAGTCTCTTAAAAAAGAAGCACTATTGGAGGCCAAAGAGGAAGCCAGAAAATACCGTGAAGAAGTGGACGCTGAATTTAAGTCAGAACGTCAGGAGCTCAAGCAAATTGAAAGTCGTTTGACGGAGAGAGCTACGAGCCTTGACCGTAAAGACGACAATTTGACGAACAAAGAAAAAACACTTGAACAAAAAGAACAAAGTATTTCTGATAGAGCAAAAAACCTTGATGCACGTGAAGAGCAATTAGAGGAAGTCGAAAGACAAAAAGAAGCTGAACTGGAACGTATCGGCTCTCTTTCCCAAACTGAGGCTCGAGATATTATCTTGGCTCAGACAGAGGAAAACTTGACCAAGGAAATTGCTAGCCGCATTCGTGAGGCAGAGCAAGAAGTGAAGGAACGTTCAGACAAGATTGCGAAAGATATCTTGGTTCAGGCTATGCAGCGTATCGCTGGTGACTATGTAGCAGAGTCAACAAACTCGACAGTTCACCTACCAGACGATACCATGAAGGGACGCATTATCGGACGCGAAGGGCGAAACATTCGTACCTTTGAAAGTTTGACAGGGGTTGATGTGATTATCGACGATACACCAGAAGTGGTAACCTTGTCAGGATTTGATCCGATTCGTCGTGAAATTGCTCGTATGACCATGGAAATGTTGCTCAAGGATGGCCGCATCCACCCAGCTCGTATCGAGGAGTTGGTGGAGAAAAACCGTCAGGAGATTGACAATAAAATCCGTGAATATGGGGAGGCTGCTGCCTATGAGATTGGTGCGCCAAACCTCCATCCAGACTTGATGAAGATCATGGGACGCTTGCAGTTCCGTACTTCATATGGACAAAATGTCTTGCGTCATTCGATTGAGGTTGCTAAGTTATCTGGTATCATCGCCAGTGAACTTGGTGAAAATGCAGCTCTTGCCCGTCGTGCTGGATTCCTTCACGACATCGGGAAAGCTATTGACCGCGAGGTTGAAGGTAGCCACGTTGAGATTGGTACAGAGTTGGCTCGTAAGTACAAGGAACACCCAGTTGTGGTGAATACCATTGCTAGCCACCACGGCGATGTCGAAGCCGAAAGCGTCATTGCAGTGATTGTTGCTGCAGCAGATGCCTTGAGTGCAGCGCGTCCAGGTGCTCGTAGCGAGTCTCTTGAAAACTATATCAAACGTCTCCACGATTTGGAAGAAATCGCCAATGGCTTTGAAGGAGTGCAAAATAGCTTTGCCCTTCAAGCAGGACGTGAAATTCGTATTATGGTTAATCCAGGACAAATCAAGGACGACAAAGTCACAATCTTGGCTCACAAAGTTCGTGAGAAAATTGAAAACAATCTCGATTACCCAGGAAACATCAAGGTAACCGTGATCCGCGAACTTCGTGCAGTAGATTATGCTAAATAA
- a CDS encoding type II toxin-antitoxin system Phd/YefM family antitoxin yields MEAVLYSTFRNHLKDYMKKVNDEFEPLTVVNKNPDEDIVVLSKSEWDSIQETLRIAQNKELSDKVLRGMAQVRAGSTQVHVIEE; encoded by the coding sequence ATGGAAGCAGTTCTTTACTCAACATTCCGAAATCATTTAAAAGACTACATGAAAAAAGTAAACGATGAATTTGAGCCTTTGACGGTGGTCAATAAAAATCCAGATGAGGATATTGTAGTCCTTTCAAAGAGCGAGTGGGATAGTATTCAGGAAACCCTGAGAATCGCTCAAAATAAGGAACTTTCTGACAAGGTCTTGCGAGGAATGGCTCAAGTTCGTGCTGGAAGCACTCAGGTGCATGTGATTGAGGAGTAA
- a CDS encoding P-loop NTPase fold protein codes for MKNIKTRILNFFLNFKRLLKYPFQRPSWSSNVRIVEWYKIFIASIWVLYLALEIEQFKRFALPIYKFLSNYNFFKDIISILYENRVIILLALTIPTILFWFLDIIFKKVSYKKLDPELFPEYDLDDYPYQTHLVEFLNSPASIHNVFWLDGSWGSGKTFFIKTFFENQIYKKKEIYYISCFGIKTREQAEKILINEIEKQSILGNLDFIPLVGGVFKWFFKTVGTDLMKRDSIIIFDDFERVSYVAKSDNPSDYNDLLGYIDYLSENKRFKIIVILNSEEIGSAKEIIDNKFKLNHNRMEPTEEVIDNILKKSKLRDDDLGKILSLIFKIYYVDVDERVVEDKNKDSKVKKPSLREFQKSLEELSNIIESDYTTNRLLPYFGRKISNYIVDCMNGRMGTDSILVLFFEFFNGIYEVDEYEQFYELDSYFHFEMLEKFVVLSSLGSLPTSEEDMYFDYPQEPIYYFQLLSCLWEVKLRNLFISKTGHKVYYDAHDILCGRTKGCLVEIYYDILNDRIKNNYQVINIDELKDAKCQNFIKKCLPLESKGQITINHIPLDNLIQ; via the coding sequence ATGAAAAATATAAAAACGAGGATTCTTAATTTTTTTCTGAATTTTAAACGGCTACTGAAATATCCATTTCAAAGACCATCATGGAGTAGTAATGTTAGAATTGTCGAGTGGTACAAAATATTTATAGCCAGTATATGGGTACTGTATCTTGCACTTGAGATTGAACAATTTAAACGCTTTGCTTTACCTATCTATAAATTTTTATCTAATTATAATTTTTTTAAAGATATTATTTCAATTTTGTATGAGAATCGTGTAATAATATTGTTAGCACTGACTATACCAACAATACTGTTCTGGTTTTTAGACATAATTTTTAAAAAAGTTAGTTATAAGAAACTGGACCCAGAGCTATTTCCGGAATATGACTTGGATGACTATCCTTATCAAACTCATCTGGTGGAGTTTTTAAATAGTCCGGCCTCTATTCATAATGTCTTCTGGTTGGATGGTTCTTGGGGAAGTGGGAAAACATTTTTTATAAAGACGTTTTTTGAAAATCAAATTTATAAAAAGAAAGAAATCTACTATATTTCCTGCTTTGGGATAAAAACAAGAGAGCAAGCCGAGAAAATATTGATCAATGAAATAGAAAAACAATCCATACTCGGAAATTTGGACTTTATTCCACTTGTTGGAGGAGTTTTTAAATGGTTCTTTAAAACAGTTGGAACGGATTTGATGAAGCGAGATTCTATCATTATTTTTGATGATTTTGAACGGGTTTCATATGTAGCAAAATCAGATAACCCTTCAGATTACAATGATTTATTGGGTTATATTGACTATCTTTCTGAGAATAAAAGATTTAAAATTATTGTAATTTTAAATAGTGAGGAAATTGGGTCAGCAAAGGAGATTATTGATAATAAATTTAAGTTAAATCATAATAGAATGGAACCTACAGAGGAAGTCATAGATAACATTTTGAAAAAGAGTAAATTGAGAGATGATGACCTTGGGAAAATTCTATCATTAATTTTTAAAATTTATTATGTGGATGTAGACGAAAGAGTCGTAGAAGATAAAAATAAAGATTCAAAAGTTAAAAAACCAAGTTTAAGAGAGTTCCAGAAATCATTAGAAGAACTTTCAAATATAATTGAGAGTGATTATACAACGAATAGGCTTCTACCATATTTTGGTAGAAAGATATCAAATTACATCGTTGATTGCATGAATGGACGCATGGGAACTGATAGTATTCTAGTATTATTTTTTGAATTTTTTAATGGCATTTATGAAGTAGACGAGTATGAGCAGTTCTATGAGTTAGACTCATATTTTCATTTTGAAATGTTAGAGAAGTTTGTAGTTTTAAGTTCTTTGGGTTCTTTACCTACTTCAGAGGAGGATATGTATTTTGATTACCCCCAAGAACCTATATATTATTTCCAATTGTTATCGTGTCTATGGGAAGTCAAACTAAGGAATCTATTTATCTCAAAAACAGGACACAAAGTGTATTATGATGCTCATGACATACTCTGTGGCCGAACAAAGGGCTGTTTAGTTGAAATTTATTATGATATTTTAAATGATAGAATAAAAAATAATTATCAAGTGATTAACATAGATGAATTGAAAGACGCGAAATGTCAGAACTTTATAAAAAAATGCTTACCTTTAGAATCAAAAGGGCAAATTACAATTAATCATATTCCACTAGATAATTTAATACAATAG
- the gmk gene encoding guanylate kinase: MADRGLLIVFSGPSGVGKGTVRREIFESSENQFQYSVSMTTRAQRPGEVDGVDYFFRTREEFEELIRQGQMLEYAEYVGNYYGTPLTYVNETLDKGIDVFLEIEVQGALQVKKKVPDAVFIFLTPPDLDELQDRLVGRGTDSAEVIAQRIEKAKEEIALMREYDYAIVNDQVPLAAKRVKRVIEAEHFRVDRVIGHYQEMLPKSPTTR; the protein is encoded by the coding sequence ATGGCAGACCGAGGCTTGCTAATCGTTTTTTCTGGTCCTTCAGGAGTTGGGAAAGGAACGGTTAGAAGAGAGATTTTTGAGAGTTCTGAGAATCAATTTCAATACTCTGTATCGATGACGACGCGTGCGCAACGTCCTGGTGAAGTGGACGGAGTGGACTATTTCTTCCGTACTCGTGAAGAGTTTGAAGAACTGATTCGTCAAGGTCAGATGTTGGAATATGCAGAATATGTCGGTAACTACTATGGAACTCCTCTGACCTATGTCAACGAAACTCTGGACAAGGGAATCGATGTCTTTCTTGAGATTGAAGTGCAGGGAGCCCTTCAGGTTAAGAAAAAGGTTCCAGATGCTGTTTTTATCTTTTTAACGCCACCAGATTTGGATGAATTGCAAGATCGTTTGGTAGGTCGTGGAACAGATAGTGCTGAAGTGATTGCCCAACGAATCGAAAAAGCCAAGGAAGAAATTGCCCTCATGCGTGAGTATGATTATGCCATTGTCAACGATCAGGTGCCCCTCGCTGCTAAACGTGTCAAGCGTGTGATCGAAGCAGAACACTTCCGTGTGGACCGTGTCATTGGTCACTACCAGGAGATGTTGCCAAAATCTCCAACTACTCGATAA
- the rpoZ gene encoding DNA-directed RNA polymerase subunit omega, with translation MMLKPSIDTLLDKVPSKYSLVILEAKRAHELEAGAPATQEFKSEKSTLRALEEIESGNVTIHPDPEGKREAVRLRIEEEKRRKEEEEKKIKEQIAKEKEDGEKI, from the coding sequence ATGATGTTAAAACCCTCTATTGATACCTTGCTTGACAAGGTACCATCTAAATATTCACTCGTAATTTTGGAAGCAAAGCGTGCCCACGAACTAGAAGCAGGCGCGCCAGCAACTCAAGAGTTTAAGTCTGAAAAATCAACTCTTCGCGCTTTGGAAGAAATCGAGTCTGGAAATGTAACCATTCACCCAGATCCAGAAGGAAAACGTGAAGCGGTTCGTCTCCGTATCGAAGAAGAAAAACGCCGCAAAGAAGAAGAAGAAAAGAAAATCAAAGAGCAAATCGCTAAAGAAAAAGAAGATGGTGAAAAAATTTAA
- a CDS encoding nucleotidyltransferase, which translates to MTITGIIAEFNPFHNGHKYLLEQAKGLKIVAMSGNFMQRGEPAIVDKWTRAQMALENGADLVVELPFLVSVQAADFFGQGAVDILARLGIDSLAFGTEEVLDYQKIADLYTERGTEMEKFVENLPDSLSYPQKTQAMWQEFAGLDFSGHTPNHVLALAYAKAVAGRNIKLQPIQRQGAGYHSVDKDVDFASATALRQHQSDQDFLERFMPSVALFEQARKVSWDDYFPLLCYQILSNPDLTTIYQVNQEMAVRIKEAIKTAQSVDELVEAVATKRYTKARVRRLLTYILVQARESDLPEAIHVLGFTEKGRQHLKSLKEQVHLVSRIGKEPWDAMTQKADQIYQLGQPSIAEQNFGRVPIRIESN; encoded by the coding sequence ATGACCATCACAGGTATTATCGCGGAGTTCAATCCTTTTCATAATGGGCACAAATACTTGCTTGAGCAGGCGAAGGGACTGAAAATCGTTGCCATGTCTGGGAATTTCATGCAGCGTGGAGAGCCTGCTATCGTGGATAAGTGGACTCGGGCTCAGATGGCGCTTGAAAATGGAGCGGATCTGGTAGTGGAATTGCCCTTTTTAGTCAGTGTTCAGGCGGCAGATTTCTTCGGTCAAGGGGCTGTGGATATCTTGGCGCGGTTAGGTATTGATAGCCTAGCTTTCGGGACAGAGGAAGTTCTGGATTATCAGAAAATTGCTGACTTATACACAGAGCGAGGTACTGAGATGGAGAAATTTGTGGAAAATCTGCCTGATTCACTATCTTATCCCCAGAAAACCCAGGCCATGTGGCAGGAATTTGCTGGTCTTGATTTTTCAGGCCATACCCCCAATCATGTTCTGGCTTTGGCCTATGCCAAGGCGGTTGCAGGACGAAACATCAAGCTTCAGCCGATTCAGCGTCAGGGAGCGGGTTACCATTCTGTGGATAAGGATGTGGACTTTGCCTCGGCAACAGCTCTCCGTCAGCATCAATCAGACCAAGATTTCTTAGAACGCTTTATGCCTTCCGTTGCCCTCTTTGAGCAGGCCCGTAAGGTGAGTTGGGACGACTATTTTCCCTTGCTCTGCTATCAAATTTTGTCAAATCCAGACCTGACGACCATCTATCAGGTCAATCAAGAAATGGCTGTGCGCATCAAGGAAGCTATCAAAACAGCCCAGTCTGTTGACGAATTGGTCGAGGCAGTTGCGACAAAGCGCTATACCAAGGCGCGTGTCAGACGCCTCTTGACTTATATTTTGGTGCAGGCCAGAGAAAGCGACTTGCCAGAAGCTATCCATGTTCTTGGCTTTACTGAAAAAGGCAGACAACACCTCAAATCTCTGAAAGAGCAGGTCCATCTCGTCAGCCGAATTGGCAAAGAGCCTTGGGATGCCATGACCCAAAAAGCAGATCAGATTTACCAACTAGGACAGCCAAGCATCGCGGAGCAGAATTTCGGTAGAGTGCCCATTAGAATAGAATCAAACTAA
- a CDS encoding Txe/YoeB family addiction module toxin — protein MLLKFTEDAWADYCYWQNQDKKTLKRINKLIKDIQRDPFVGMGKPEPLKYDYQGAWSRRIDAENRLIYMMDGDNIAFLSFKDHY, from the coding sequence ATGCTGCTCAAGTTTACAGAAGATGCCTGGGCGGATTATTGCTATTGGCAAAACCAAGATAAGAAAACATTAAAAAGAATCAATAAATTAATCAAGGATATTCAACGCGATCCTTTTGTAGGAATGGGGAAACCAGAACCACTCAAGTATGACTACCAAGGAGCTTGGTCGCGGCGCATTGATGCAGAAAATCGCTTGATTTATATGATGGATGGGGATAACATCGCTTTCTTGTCCTTTAAGGATCATTATTAA